Proteins from a genomic interval of Caulobacter sp. SL161:
- a CDS encoding flagellar basal body P-ring protein FlgI yields MPRSLFRTVLTALVAASCLIAAPAFAKSRIKDIVSFEGVRENQLIGYGIVVGLNGTGDSLRNAPMTKQSLEAMLERQGVNVRDNNLNTKNTAAVMVTANLPPFSASGSKVDVTVSTLGDAKSLLGGTLLVTSLQGADGQTYAVAQGTVQTGSVSAGGASGSSVTKGVPTAGRIAGGGVIERETGFQMVNMDIMRLTLRNPDFTTARRIADAINAKFPGCAQAQNPTIIATRPPPGMDMISFMTNIENLMVEPDGPAKVVIDEVAGVIVMGDDVRISQVAIAQGNLTITVQENPAVSQPAPFSQGQTAVVPQSTVNVEEEKGKKLLTLGGAPSLKGLIGGLNALGVTPRDMISILQAVKAAGALQADIEVM; encoded by the coding sequence ATGCCGCGTTCACTCTTTCGCACCGTTCTGACCGCCCTGGTCGCCGCCTCCTGCCTGATCGCCGCGCCGGCGTTCGCCAAGTCGCGGATCAAGGACATCGTCTCCTTCGAGGGCGTCCGCGAGAACCAGTTGATCGGTTACGGCATCGTCGTGGGCCTCAACGGCACCGGCGACAGCCTGCGCAACGCACCGATGACCAAGCAGAGCCTCGAGGCCATGCTGGAGCGGCAGGGCGTCAACGTCCGCGACAACAACCTGAACACCAAGAACACCGCCGCCGTCATGGTCACGGCCAACCTGCCGCCGTTCTCGGCTTCGGGCTCGAAGGTCGACGTCACCGTCTCGACCCTGGGCGACGCCAAGAGCCTCTTGGGCGGCACCCTTCTGGTCACCAGCCTGCAGGGCGCGGACGGCCAGACCTATGCGGTCGCCCAAGGCACGGTGCAAACGGGCTCGGTCTCGGCCGGCGGCGCCTCGGGCAGCTCGGTCACCAAAGGCGTTCCGACGGCCGGCCGCATCGCCGGCGGCGGCGTCATCGAGCGCGAGACGGGCTTTCAGATGGTCAATATGGACATCATGCGCCTGACCCTGCGCAATCCGGACTTCACCACCGCCCGCCGCATCGCCGACGCCATCAACGCCAAGTTCCCCGGCTGCGCCCAGGCCCAGAACCCCACGATCATCGCCACCCGCCCGCCGCCCGGCATGGACATGATCAGCTTCATGACCAACATCGAGAACCTGATGGTCGAGCCCGACGGTCCGGCCAAGGTGGTGATCGACGAGGTGGCCGGCGTCATCGTCATGGGCGACGACGTGCGCATCAGCCAGGTGGCCATCGCCCAGGGTAACCTGACGATCACCGTGCAGGAGAACCCGGCCGTCAGCCAGCCGGCCCCGTTCAGCCAGGGCCAGACCGCCGTCGTTCCGCAGTCGACCGTTAATGTCGAGGAAGAGAAGGGCAAGAAGCTTCTGACGCTTGGCGGCGCGCCTTCGCTGAAGGGCCTGATCGGCGGTCTCAACGCCCTGGGCGTGACGCCGCGCGACATGATTTCGATCCTGCAGGCGGTGAAGGCCGCCGGCGCCCTGCAAGCCGATATCGAGGTGATGTGA
- a CDS encoding rod-binding protein: MSVLSPLTSLTPRIDAAATTAKQLVMSAEEKAKRAQIADTAKTFEASFLSVMTQQMFEGVKTSAPFGGGNGEAMFKSILTDAMSKEIAKAGGVGLASTIQREMLKLQGLKE, encoded by the coding sequence ATGAGCGTCCTCTCCCCCCTGACCAGCCTGACCCCGCGCATCGACGCCGCCGCAACCACCGCCAAACAGCTGGTGATGTCGGCCGAGGAAAAGGCCAAGCGCGCCCAGATCGCCGACACCGCTAAGACCTTCGAAGCCTCCTTCCTGTCGGTGATGACCCAGCAGATGTTCGAGGGGGTGAAGACCTCCGCGCCCTTCGGCGGCGGCAACGGCGAGGCGATGTTCAAGTCGATCCTCACCGACGCGATGTCGAAGGAGATCGCCAAGGCCGGCGGCGTGGGTCTCGCCTCCACCATCCAGCGTGAAATGCTGAAGCTTCAGGGCCTGAAGGAGTAG
- the flbY gene encoding flagellar basal body protein FlbY has translation MAIAAVDANDRVHQLILLTERLTDLIAKQAVAFETHRPHEAAQYVEETSKLANLYRHESMRVRANVGLVESARLELRQRLMRATEAFDAVLARQSRAVEAAKIVTEGLVHAIAQEVASQRAAPATTYGAGGMVNDRPQHGAAITLNRKA, from the coding sequence ATGGCCATCGCCGCCGTCGACGCCAACGATCGCGTCCACCAACTGATCCTTCTGACCGAGCGCCTGACCGATCTGATCGCCAAGCAGGCTGTCGCCTTCGAGACCCACCGTCCGCACGAAGCGGCCCAGTACGTCGAGGAGACCTCGAAGCTGGCCAACCTCTATCGGCACGAGTCGATGCGGGTGCGGGCCAATGTCGGACTGGTCGAGAGCGCGCGCCTGGAACTTCGCCAGCGCCTGATGCGGGCCACCGAGGCCTTTGACGCGGTCCTGGCGCGCCAGTCCCGCGCGGTCGAAGCCGCCAAGATCGTTACCGAGGGCCTGGTTCATGCCATCGCCCAGGAAGTCGCCAGCCAGCGCGCCGCGCCCGCCACCACCTACGGCGCCGGTGGCATGGTCAATGACCGTCCGCAGCACGGCGCGGCGATCACGCTGAACCGCAAGGCTTAA
- a CDS encoding DUF1203 domain-containing protein, whose product MSFVISGLPAERFAPLFAMDDAALAARGVVRRTASAKPGFPCRVALQDAEVGETVLLLNYAHQTAETPYRSSYAIYVSQSAVAAWTGENTIPPAMFGRPIALRAFDKDGMLLSAEIARDEALAAAIERQLATPGAAYLHAHNAAHGCFVTRIDRGA is encoded by the coding sequence ATGTCCTTCGTCATTTCCGGTCTGCCAGCTGAGCGCTTCGCACCGTTGTTCGCCATGGATGATGCGGCCCTCGCCGCGCGCGGCGTCGTCCGGCGCACGGCGAGCGCCAAGCCAGGCTTTCCTTGTCGCGTCGCGCTGCAGGACGCCGAGGTCGGCGAAACGGTTCTGCTGCTCAACTACGCCCATCAGACCGCCGAGACGCCCTATCGTTCCTCCTACGCCATCTATGTCAGCCAAAGCGCTGTCGCGGCCTGGACGGGCGAGAACACGATCCCGCCCGCCATGTTCGGTCGACCGATCGCGCTTCGTGCTTTCGACAAGGACGGCATGTTGCTGAGCGCCGAGATCGCCCGGGACGAGGCCTTGGCCGCCGCTATCGAACGGCAGCTGGCCACGCCCGGCGCAGCCTACCTGCACGCTCACAACGCCGCCCACGGCTGTTTCGTGACCCGGATCGACCGCGGCGCTTGA
- a CDS encoding class I SAM-dependent methyltransferase, whose translation MDLDAFIRERLPLAPTPGIPEVRLHRATPRSGLMRLAEADPGFGSPYWARPWGGGLAMARHILDNPEMVAGRRVLDLGAGGGLVAISAALAGASRACAADIDPYALIATRLNAAANAVEVETVLGDLTTGDVPDADLILVGDLFYEQDLATRVTAYLERCRGAGIAVLIGDPWRVFLPAGRLVLLAEYPVSDFGDPEGAVRRAGVFTLAA comes from the coding sequence TTGGACCTCGACGCCTTCATCCGCGAACGCCTGCCGCTGGCTCCGACCCCGGGGATCCCCGAAGTACGTCTGCATCGCGCAACGCCGCGCAGTGGGCTGATGCGCCTGGCCGAGGCTGATCCAGGCTTTGGCTCCCCCTATTGGGCGCGCCCCTGGGGTGGCGGTCTCGCGATGGCCCGGCACATCCTCGACAACCCCGAAATGGTGGCCGGGCGGCGCGTTCTGGATCTGGGCGCCGGCGGGGGGCTTGTGGCGATTTCCGCGGCGCTGGCGGGCGCGAGCAGGGCGTGTGCGGCTGATATCGACCCCTATGCGCTGATCGCCACGCGCCTCAACGCGGCCGCCAACGCGGTCGAGGTCGAGACGGTCCTGGGCGACCTCACGACAGGAGACGTTCCGGACGCCGACCTGATCCTGGTGGGCGACCTGTTCTACGAGCAGGACCTGGCGACGCGGGTAACAGCCTACCTCGAGCGCTGCCGGGGCGCCGGGATCGCCGTGCTGATCGGCGATCCCTGGCGCGTGTTTCTGCCGGCCGGGCGACTGGTCTTGCTCGCAGAGTATCCGGTGTCCGATTTTGGCGACCCCGAGGGCGCAGTCCGGCGGGCGGGCGTGTTCACGCTGGCGGCCTGA
- a CDS encoding DUF3422 domain-containing protein produces the protein MDGGRDHPLRVALSELMHLRALPLDRAPVRLRQWVFLVDAAERAAEAAFVSLFAPGQDPALGRVLMADEHGGWLWERHQEFSTWTWFAYGPLGDSLGFDAQPSEIFFWLYGAPGEVFRGVEISVSAPGLARPDEAALGRHIDLHRCVSCEVFDGAARIWSDFRLREGGAGRIHVANHGLAHDEVSRLVQTLLEIGNYRKLALIGFPPARELLAWLDGAEARLAAITSGLATGEDSQAVLDQLLALSAEVELRAAKNQFRRGATESYHRLTLDRLEALRERRAPGHSTMSEFIARRLLPAMRTREAADRRLDDLSLRIARSGDLLRTKLGLAQDRQNQETLRGMDASLQLQTKLQGLVEGLSIFAVGYYVLGLLGYLLKPWLHGWPGGAELLLSGLVPLVLIVVAASLHRRKKRLIGGRD, from the coding sequence ATGGACGGCGGTCGAGATCATCCGCTGAGGGTGGCGCTGAGCGAGCTGATGCATCTGAGGGCGCTGCCTTTGGACCGCGCGCCGGTCCGGCTACGCCAATGGGTGTTCCTGGTCGACGCCGCCGAGCGCGCCGCCGAGGCCGCCTTTGTATCGTTGTTCGCGCCGGGGCAGGATCCGGCGCTCGGTCGGGTTCTCATGGCCGATGAGCACGGCGGCTGGCTGTGGGAGCGGCATCAGGAGTTCTCGACCTGGACGTGGTTCGCCTATGGACCGCTGGGCGACTCGCTGGGTTTCGACGCTCAGCCGTCGGAGATCTTCTTTTGGCTCTATGGCGCGCCTGGCGAAGTCTTTCGCGGCGTCGAGATTTCGGTCTCCGCGCCGGGCTTGGCTCGGCCCGACGAGGCGGCGCTGGGACGTCACATCGACCTGCATCGCTGCGTCTCGTGCGAGGTCTTCGACGGCGCGGCGCGGATCTGGAGTGACTTCCGCCTGCGCGAGGGCGGGGCCGGCCGGATCCACGTCGCCAACCATGGTCTGGCCCACGACGAGGTCTCGCGCCTGGTCCAGACCCTGCTCGAGATCGGCAACTATCGAAAGCTGGCCCTGATCGGCTTCCCGCCCGCGCGTGAACTGCTGGCCTGGCTTGACGGCGCCGAGGCCCGGCTGGCGGCGATCACCAGCGGACTGGCGACGGGCGAAGACAGCCAAGCGGTTCTGGATCAGCTTCTGGCCTTGTCGGCCGAGGTCGAGCTTCGCGCGGCGAAGAACCAGTTCCGGCGCGGCGCGACCGAGTCGTATCACCGGCTTACGCTGGATCGCCTTGAGGCCCTGCGCGAGCGCCGCGCACCCGGTCACTCGACCATGAGCGAGTTCATCGCCCGCCGCCTGCTGCCGGCCATGCGGACCCGCGAGGCGGCCGACCGACGCCTGGATGATCTGTCTCTGCGGATCGCCCGCAGCGGCGACCTTCTGCGCACCAAGCTCGGCCTGGCCCAAGACCGCCAGAACCAGGAAACCCTGCGCGGCATGGACGCCAGCCTGCAACTGCAGACCAAGCTGCAGGGGCTGGTGGAAGGCCTGTCGATCTTCGCAGTCGGCTATTACGTGCTGGGGCTGCTGGGCTACCTGCTGAAACCCTGGTTGCACGGCTGGCCCGGGGGCGCGGAGCTTTTGCTGTCGGGGCTGGTCCCGCTGGTTCTGATCGTGGTCGCCGCGAGCCTGCATCGGCGCAAGAAGCGGTTGATCGGCGGGCGTGACTAG